Below is a window of 'Nostoc azollae' 0708 DNA.
AAGAACGAAAGGCTATCTTACCTATAAATTTTTTCACCGTTTAGACATACCTTGATAAGAAGCATTTTGCCACCAACAAGGCTTTGCTACAATATCATCAAAAAGGTATAACTAAACAGTCTCCTTTACCTGATTTCTACATAAGTGATCATCATGAGGCATATCTTGCACCTCTCCGTACAAACCCAAGCAACCTAAAAATATGGGTGATAAGACCACCTTATTTCTATTGGTTTCTATGGGTAAGTCAAGGGTTTTGCTAAAATACATACTCTGTAATTTAATTCCGTCAGTTTTTGTTGGTGCAAGATGTGAGCGCCCAAGGGGCGCGATTACACGCCCGCAATAAATGAAAGAAACACAGTTAACAAGACTTCTACGACTAATAACTTATACACTGAAAAAGTATCATGACAGTCAAAGCCGTTATTACACTAGTACAGTATTCGTCCGAATGTGAGCGTGGTTCTGGGTGTTATTGGCAATGGTATTGGTGAAGTAGTTAAAGCTACTATCCCTTTTAGGAGACTAGATTTACTTGCCCACCCAGGCATGGTACACCCAATTTAAATCAGCGATGCAATCAATGCTGCCCTTGTGCCATGAGCAACTATAAAAAGCCGAAAAAACAAGATTTGGATATGAATTTACTATCCCAAATCAACTCGAATGCGGCAGGAATAGATATTGGTGCTGATAGGCATTGGGTAAGTGTGCCTGTGGGGAGGGATGAGGAAAATATACGCAGTTTTGCTTGTTTTACTGGCGACCTCTATGCAATGGCAGAATGGTTAAAGCAGTGCAGTGTTGAGACCGTGGCAATGGAATCTACAGGGGTTTATTGGATACCTGTATTCCAGATTTTGGAGAGTCGTGGTTTTGACGTTAAACTCGTCAATGCTCACTATGTTAAAACTGTACCGGGTCGCAAAACCGATGTATTAGATTGTCAGTGGCTACAACAATTACATACTTACGGTTTACTGTCCGGCTCATTCCGTCCCGAAGACCAAATATGTAAGCTTCGCAGTTACATACGTCAAAGGGATAATCTGATTAAAAGTGACTCCATCCATGTACAGAGGATGCAAAAAGCGTTAATATAGATGAATATACAATTACATTGCTTCATCAATGATATTACAGGCACTACTGGCCTGAGCATTATTAGAGAAATTGTATCTGGGGAACGAAACCCAGTAAAATTGGCCAGTTTGAAGGATGGGCGTATTAAAGCCAGCTTGGAAGAAATAGCTGCTTCTTTAACTGGAGACTATCGTTCAGAATTAGTTTTTATCCTTGAGCAAGAATTACAACTTTACGAGTTTTATCAAGCTCAAATCCAAAAGTGCGATAACCAAATTGAGCAATGTTTGGCTTCATTTACTGATAAAGTTGATGTTGAAAAAAAGCCTTTAGCTAAACCCAAGCGTCGGGGGAAAAAGCAACCAGGTAATGCACCACAGTTTGATTTACGTACACATTTATATCGCATCAGTGGTGTAGATTTTACTGCTGTTGATGGTTTGGGTGCTTTAACTGTACTGGTACTGCTTTCTGAAGTTGGTTTAGATCCAAAACGCTTCAAGAGTGTTAAGCACTTTACCTCTTGGTTAGGCCTATGTCCTGGTAGTCGTGTTACTGGCGGTAAAGTTAAAAGTTCCAAAACTCGCCCTATTGCCAGTCGCAGCGCGACTGCTTTTCGCATGGCGGCACAAACTCTATGTCGCAGTCATTCTGCTTTGGGTGCATATTACCGTCGTATGCAATCACGAATGGGCGCCCTCAAGGCCATTACTGCTACCGCTCATAAATTGGCACGTATTTTTTATCGCCTTTGGACATCTGGCGAACACTATACTGACCATGGTATTGATGCTTACGAACAACAGTATCGAGACCGGATACTTAAAAACCTGAAGATAAAAGCTCAAGCTTTTGGCTTAGAACTCATCCCTATTTCTGACTCAACGCAATGTGTTTCTTAGGAGTTTAAAGAGAGATGTCAATTCATACCGCACTTAATTTTCCCACATTATAACTTATAGTTCCAGCATTTTGACAAAGAAAAGCATTACTTAATGAACAGAGTAAATAATTCCTTCTCTAATCAATTAATAATAAATTTATCTATTATCTTCTCTCAACCAACCGGCATCAGCAACTATGCTCTAAATTTATTTCCCTATTTACAATCTCTCCAACCTACCCTATTAACAGCGCAAAAATATTCTGAATTCAACTGCTACCCAGTCCCAAATGATCTTACTCCTGCTGACGGTATTAAAGGACATTTACGCCGGCTAATGTGGACACAATTTCAACTGCCAAAGATATATAAAAACTTTAAATCTCAACTTTTATTTTCCCCCATACCAGAAGCACCTCTTTACAGTAACTGTCGTTTTATCATCATGTCTCATGACATGATACCATTACACTTTCCCAAACCATTTTCACCGCTAACACCATACCACCGTTACTATACTCCCCAAGTGTTTAAGGAAGCACAACATATTATTTGTAACTCAGAAGCAACCGCTAAAGACATCACCGAATTTTACCAAATACCCACCAGTAAAATCACACCTATTCTCCTAGCACACAATCGCACTCACTTCCGTTGTCTGAACCTACCCACCAGTAATTACTTCCTATACATCGGTCGTCAAGACCCTTACAAAAACTTGCAGCGACTCATCAGTTCCTTTGCTGCGCTACCTAATAAGGGAGATTATGAACTATGGTTAGCAGGTCCCACTGATAAACGTTACACCCCATTATTGCAAGCGCAAGTTGAAGAACTGGGTATCACTCATCGTGTCAAATTCCTCAACTACGTACCTTACAGTGAACTACCAACAATCATAAATCAAGCAGTTGCTCTCGTTTTTCCGAGTTTGTGGGAAGGGTTTGGTTTTCCTGTCCTGGAAGCAATGGCTTGTGGAACTCCCGTTATTACCTCTAATCTTTCTTCACTTCCCGAAGTAGCTGGTGATGCTGCTATTCTCATTAATCCTCATAACACAGGGGAAATCACAGAAGCAATGCAAGCAATTATCAATGATTCAGGAATGAGAAAACAACTTTGTCAAAAAGGCATAGAGAGAGCAAATTTGTTTAGCTGGGAAAAAACCGGACTTGCTACAGCAGAAGTTTTAAAACAATATTTCTGAACATACAATAGATGAAAATAAACTCAAATGAAACCTAGGACTTTGATTTGAAAGCGCACAATTTATGATTGCCAAAACTGGAAACTTATACCAGTATTAGCCACAACTACCGCTGCGGCAAAATTATCTGCTGGTACTAACTCCTGCAAACTCCAATCTCCAGGTAGAAGTAATTGAGCAGGTGCTGTTGGTGTCAAATAAACCTCAATTTTTTCCAGTTGAACTAAACCATCTCCAGTAGCTTTTAAATAAGCTTCTTTGCAAGTCCAGTAACGAAAAAATACTTGTTGTTTTTGTTCATTGGAAAGAAATTTGATTACTTCATATTCACTTGGTAAAAAGAACCTTTTGGCAAGATTTTCTAAATCTGACATAGGGCGAAGATATTCCAAATCTACCCCTATTAATCTTTGATAACTCACACCACATAAACCCAAATCTTGAGAGTGAGATAGATTAAATAACAGCCCACTATCAGCAAACTTAGCTGCTAAAATTGGCTTACCACGCTGTTGATATTCAAACTCTACCTGTGCAGGTTCTACACCTAAATAGCTTCCTAAAATAGTGCGAAGACTACCACGACCAGCAATAAAACGCTGACTATGTTCAGGAAAATAAAACCGTTCAGCACGACTAATTTCATCACTAGATAATGATTCACGAAACAATTGTAATTGTGATTCCGGTTGAATCAGGTCTATTTTCCAGATATGTACATCATCTGACGACAAAATCAAATTTGTGGGAGCAGGTAGCCAAAAATGATTAAATGTATTCACAGGTAATTGAACATTCAAAATGAGGATACTAGCTCTAGTTTGTCTCTTTGTTTTTCCTCGATCCACTGTAAAATACGATTCCAAGCCCACCATTGATCAGGATCTTGATTTTGATATTGGCATTTCTTACTGCTCACATAACCAACATGACCACCATAGCGAGTGAGTAGTAAATCTATGCTTGGATTTTGGGAACTGGCAATTTTTAAATCAGGAACAATACCGGGATGAAATAAAGGATCATCCGCAGCATAAAGAACTAAAGTTGGTTTTTGTAACTGAGGTAAAATATTTAACCCATTGGTGGCTTCATAATATTCTCCCACAGATGAAAAACCCAAACGCCCTATTACTAATTCTTCATCAAATCCCCAAATGCTGTTAGCACGTTCAATAGCTGCTGCATCAAAATGGCCGGGATGATGTTCATGTATTTTCCAGGCTAGTTTTTTTAATTGTCCAGCAATACGGGGTTCTACGTACTTACCAAAGGGTGTTGTTACTAAATAGGTAAGGGATCGCAAGGAATCTAAACTCGGACAAATTACCGCCCCACCAGCAACATCAATCCCTTTAATTCCTAAATCTACAGCGGCTTTTATGCCCCACAGAGCCAGTTGACCGCCCAAAGAGTACCCCGTCAACCAAAATTTATTTGGACAGCCCATTTTTGCTGCTTCAGCCGCAATTCTCACAAAATCTTCCCCTTCATACAACCCATCAGAAGTTAACGTTGGGGATAATTCAGCCGTTTTACCATGCGCTCGCCAATCAAATAACACCACAGCGTATCCTTGCGAGTATGCTTTACATCCCATTAACCTCAAAAACCATTGTTGTTCCAACTCCCCTGTAATGCCATAAGTACCAACAATAGTGCTATGAGCATTTTTAGGAATAGCAACCCAACCGAAAATTGCTACATCCTGCCCACCAGTAAATATCACTTGCTGATAAAGTGGTTCTGGATAGGGAACGCTAGTTTCCCAGTTACGTCCTGCCTGCAAGGCAGTGTAAGCAGTCATAGCAACGCCATTTCGTAAGAAATATGGCGGATTGTAGGTAGAGTCATAGACCATATATGAAAATTGGTGTAATTTGATCTTGATTTAACAATCCTTTAATCTTAATATTTATGTTAGATTTAAAATCTTTTTTACAATCCAAATAGTAATCTTTGCATATCACAAAGATTCTTATTTATCCTTAAAGAGAGTAGTCATAATTTTTAAGAATGCCGAGGATTCTTGTCATAGACGATGACCCAGCGATTTCAGAACTTGTTGCCGTCAACTTGGAAATGGCTGGCTATGATGTTAGTCAAGCTGAAGACGGCATCAAAGGTCAGGCGCTGGCCCTCCAGCTACAACCCGACTTGATAATGCTCGATCTCATGTTACCGAGAGTAGACGGGTTTACCATTTGCCAACGCCTACGTCGGGATGAACGCACCGCAGAAATTCCTGTATTGATGTTGACGGCTTTAAGCCAAACTCAATACAAAGTAGAAGGATTTAATGCGGGTGCAGATGACTACTTGACCAAACCATTTGAAGTTGAAGAAATGTTAGCGCGGGTGCGGGCTTTATTAAGAAGGACTGACCGTATCCCTCAAGCAGCAAAACACAGTGAAATCCTCAACTATGGTTCTCTTACCCTCGTTCCAGAAAGATTTGAGGCCATTTGGTTCGGTGAAACTGTGAAACTGACTCACTTAGAGTTTGAACTACTTCATTGTTTGCTTCAACGTCATGGTCAAACAGTTTCTCCCAGCGAAATTCTGCGAGAAGTTTGGGGTTATGACCCTGACGACGACATAGAAACCATTCGGGTGCATATTCGCCATCTGCGAACTAAACTCGAACCAGATCCCCGTCATCCTCGCTATATCAAGACTGTTTATGGTGCCGGATACTGTCTAGAGTTACCTAGTCTACCACCATCAGCTGAGGGAACTACCGCTACAGTAGTTGAGTAAAACATACTCCCATATCCCTCATTATTAATTATAGGGGTGCATTGATAGCACCCCTATTTTGTAGCGCAGGGTATGAACAATCTGAGTAATTGATATTTGTACTTTATCTTTTTCCTAATTTCCAATTTCCTCCACCAGGTAACTGAGCTAAATAATCATCAATTACTGCTGGTAATTCCTGAGGTGAATAATCATAACTTAATTTCAATAACTCCTGGGTTTGATCGATTATCTGTTCTTTCTCTACCATTTAAGCAAGTTGAAAAGGAGTATAAACACCATTTAAAACTTCCACACTTGCATCACGAATAGCCCTCTCCATTTCATCTTGAATATAAGTAAACCATTCATTTTGATTAAAATAATATGATTTTTTATTTTCCTTGAGATTGAGTTTTTCAGTTTCGCTAGTGGAATTACGGATGGAAGCAGCCCAAGAATTTGTTAATCGTTTCTCAATTTGATTTTTAATCAAATGAATCAACAACACCTTAACAAAAGCTTGAATATTCCGCAAAATTGCTTGTCTACTCATCCCCTCTAACTCATCGACAATAGCCAAGGCCTCTGTATAACGTTGTTCTAAAATACTATTTCTGAGGTCTATTAACTCCTGTGTCATTTGTTTATTAACCTCAAATGTAGTCAAAATACTTTTTTATAGTTACAGATTAGATCCCCGACTTCTGAATTCAATTTTTGGGGGGTATCCCAATTTGGGAAGAAGATGAAAGAAAGGAGAAATAATTCCCGATGATGCCTCGCGAATTCAGGGGGACTATACGAATGCGGTCCATAACTGAGAAAATTATGGGAATCACAGAGTATTCTTTAAAACAATGACAGCAGAAGATGAAAAACTTTTAGAAGCTCACATCAAAGAGATAGCCAAAATCTTTTATAAAAATACCCCACCCGAAAAAATCCAAACATTTGAGGGCATCGAAACATCTGTAGGCGACCAGGTTTTAGAACATGTCAGTCCGAAAAGCGCCTTTTTTTTGTCGTAGAAAAGACTGTCACAACAAAGGTAAAACACGGACAATCAGGAGTTGCATTGGTAAGATTAAAGTCACTAACAAACAAGCATCTCCTTTGGGGAGAGAATCGTATAGGCGATTTAGCCCATTGGTTGAAAAGTGCTGTTTGTTAGTTGCAGCCAAGGAGTCATTCCAGGATGCAGAGAATGACCTTAAGGTTCTAACAGGGATAGAAGTTGGTTATAGTACCTATCATCGCCAAGTCAAAAAAGTGGACTTATCTCCCCCGAAGGTAAAACAGAAATTAACAGAGGTCTGTTTAGAGGTGCTTAGAGGAGGGAAAAGTGTGGTTACGCTCTCAAGAGAAAGGAAAGCCTGCATACTGGAAGGAGTATAAAACAGGGCGATTAGAGGGTATATATTAAGGAGCATTCTTTCAAGACAATCTCTCCCTAAGTAATTGGATCAATAGCCAAAACATCGGTAAAACTCTTTACTGCTTGGGAGATGGGCATGATAGAATTTGGAATCTATTTGCAGAAATTGCCGACTCTGATATTCGTCACAGGATAAAATAGCTCAATTTTAGTGGATTAAAAAGGCCATTACAGCCTTAGAAAAACAACATTTTATTGAAGCAGGGTGTTCTGGCTGTATCCGGGGCTTGGGTAGCCGGTTATCAAGTCCGTCAAAACTTCAAGAAATATTGGTACTACAAATTACAAGTGCCAATCCCATATTTCCAATGCCCGACACCAGACAAACTGATTAAATATAAGCATTTGGGTAAAGCTGGTACTCAAGAGCATATTGATGCTATTATATCTGTTTTTAGACGTTATCTTGGTGATGAAATACAGAGAATACTCTTGGAAAGAGCAGCAATTCATACCCTGGATGATTGTTTGCTAGACATTAGTTCTGGATCTGAGCAAGAGTCAGAAGAACCACTTGATTAAATCTGGATTCTTTATATTTTTGCCAAATCGGGATGCTCCCAATTTTTGGTAAGTAATTAAGATTATTCAAAGAACTTGGGGATCTGGGTATCGACTAACTAACAACAACCGACTTCTTACTATAATATTGTTTTGAGCATCAATACTAATTACAGTGTCACCAACTACGAAAAATCAGGTTGCTTCCTGCTCACTTTTAGAAAACCGCAAATCCGGGTATTTACTACCAATTTCATCAGCAGTCATCGCTTGAGCAGACATTTCATCAGGTAACAAACCAGTTACACTAATGTAAAATCCTAAAGGAGAAATCTTTTCTCGATAAACTTTTTCTGTTTAATACTTTAACTGATTTCTTGCAGTTGTCATAGCGTTGATTACTTCCTGTTTATTTACAGGTGTACCAGCGTGTTTTGCTTGTAATAATAAAGCCAAACTTCCTGCACCAACTAAATTCAAAATTTCCGCAACTTTACCATTTGCTTCTAGTCCCATAAAAGCATCAAAAATTCCTTTCATCAAATCATCAGCTTTTGTAGCTTTCGTTCTCGAAGATAAGGTTTTAGGACGAAAATCTATATTTTCATCTAGGCCCATTTCAAAAGTTTGTTTCGTGAAAATTCCCCCAGATTTTGAATCATAAACTTCATATCTCTTATCGAGAAACTGATTAGTAGAAGATAGCTTACTCAACTTGAGGATTTCTGTACCACTAATATCAATTTTATAACTTCCCCTTGAATCAACTGTACTATCAGATAAAGCTACCTTCAAGTCTCTATATTCATTTTTCGTAGGAAAGTTCAGATACAGACTTTTAGAAAGATAATGTTTTTTCAATTCTTCTATTTGCGCGGGAATAAATATATCCGATGCTTCCCGTAAATGAGCAGCAAGAATACTAGATGAAATCTTGATTTCCGCAAGCTGAGTAAATAACCTATCAATACTCCTGTAATTCCCCTCAAAACTAACTAAAGGCAAATCTTATAACTGAATCGTATATTCTTTTTGAAAATCAAAATATTTTCCATCAATCACACCAAGTACTTTTACATCTTTAAAGGCTTCCTTAGTAAGAATTTTCACTTTTCAAGCCTTTATATTCACTTCTCCATCACTAACAATAGTCTAATTATTGAAAGTTATTAAATTATTTAATAACACACCAGTAACTTCAGTAATTGCTGTTTTATCTTCTGGTTTTCCCAACTTGACTTTCTGCTGGATCAGCATATTAACAGTAAAAGTCTCTATCTGTACATAATCACCTGGTTCAATATATTCTATTTCTAACCAAGGTTTAATTAACTCCCGATTTTCTCCCCGCACACCATTAACACGCTTGACACCTTTTCTTTGGTAAGTTGCTTGCAGATATTTGAGCTTAATAATAATATGTTGACGATGTTGTGATACAATATACATCAATGCCGAAACTGAAATTTTTTCATTCACTTTTACATGATCTCATATTTCATGTTTATCTAAGACATGAGCATAAAAGATTGCAATTTCTAAATCTTGAGTACACTTAGCAATGTCTTCATCTGTTAAAGCTTTCGCGTGTCTTGCTGTTAAAGGGGCGTTAAAGGTACTCGCAAGCGCATATTTAGCAGTATTGAGATTTCCTTCTGCTAAATTAGCCTTAGCAAAAATATAGACAGATTGATCATTTTGAACAATAGGAACATCTGTTAATTGAGTATAAGCCTCTTTGGTAATTTGCTTATATTTATAGAGATATGACTCATCTTCTGGTTTCAAACCAAAAATTTTCAAAGTTTGATTTGTACCATTAATTTTCTTAGCGGTGGGGTAGAAGAACAGCTGATAACTGTAGTCACTAGCTAAAGGTTCTTCTATGATTATTCCTATCGCTTCTTTTAACACATCTCCCGTGTTATAAAGAGCATCATAGACTTCTTTAATATTGCCAGCTTGCAAACAAAAGCCAGACACAGAATTAGCAATTTCGGCTAGGAATTTAAAATCAGAATAGGGAGAATAGGCAAGAGGTCTATTGGTAAGGATTCAGGTCTAAGGTAGAGGGATTAAAGAAGGTGTATGGAAAGCAGAGTGAACCATGGCCTTCATAGGTTGGTCAAAAAACTCAATTAGAGAAAGTGCTTGATGGGGACAAGTTTGTATAACGGTCAATAAATTGGCAGTATGTTAGAATAGCTCCAGAGAAAGAGAACCACCAGAGACTTTTCGTTGTCTCACTACTAAACCTAACCTTGGTTCAGCTAAATTATGATCAAGGTCTATTGCCTAAGGAAGGTAAAAGTTTACCAGGTTCCCCTGGGGGTTGATTAATGAATGAATGGAAGATTCAACTTTTGGTTGAAACTAGGATGGCCAAGTCAAGAATTCATGAAGGTTTTGGGTTTGTTGGAATAAAGGGTAGTTTTTAAAATCTTCATCTATGAGGTCGATGAATTTTGTGCCAATTTCTTGGTGATTGAAGCCAGGAATTTTGATTAGTGTCTTGAAGTGACAGGGTAGGGTAGATATGCCTGACATTTCTGTTGAGCTGTGACGGGATAATCCTTATAGGCAGTAAAGTGATCAGAACTGAGTACACCAGAGTAACTTGAACCCACCATGGATTCTAATTCGCCAGGACAAGGAGTATCAGGCCCATGAAATCAAGGGAAGTGACTATTGGCAAAAATCCATAACCATTGTTTCACCCCTTTGACTACCCAGGGTGTTTCATCCCCAAGGATATGAGGCTGGGTTTGTTTTATCCACTGTTTGAGGCTATCAACACTTTGAGCTACTGGACCATCTATTCCTTCATTGGTACCTACTAATGTTACTATTTGACCCAGTTCCCACATCAACAAGTGTTGTTTTTCATAGGCTCAATGGCCCTAGTTATTGATCCATCCCAAAAAAGCTTGTCCTGTGATTCCTATATCTTGTCCCGGTACTATCTCTGGTGACCAGTGTGCCCTTTGTCTTTCCCTACACACACTCCAAATCCATTTCCATTGGCCTGTCCACCAAGTCCCCTACTTATTGTGTTTGGATTTTTATTGGTTCGCCAAATAATTCCCCCTGACCTCACCATCCACAGACTTGCCGTCCCACTATCTCAAATCTATTCTATCTACTCCACCAAACACCTTTCTCCTTTTTCCCCTATGCCCTGGTTGTCCTCCTGGTTTCCGGTTTCGTGTCTGGTTTTCTTCTGGTTTATCTTCTTGTTTGTTCTCGGTTTCTTTGAGGATGTCTCCCAAGGGTGGTTTGGATTATGTTATGGTCTCTAAATCTCTACTGACTTTGAGTTTCTCTATTTCTTTTTCCAGTTCTACTACTCTATTTCTTAGGTTCTCTATACTTTTCCCCTGGTCAATAATGATTTCTACCAGTTGCTCTGTTCCCAACTGCTTCAATATCTTGCTGTCTAGTTTTGGTGGCAGCTTCTTTTCCATAACTGCTATATTCTGCCTCTCCTATCACACTTGTCAATACCCCACCACCTCAATCCTTACGACGATTTTATAAAAACGGTCGAACATTTTTATTGAGTTCCTAATAATACTTAGCACCAGTTAACAAACTCCGAATAAAACGGTTGAACATTTTCTTAAATGCTTGTCCTACAAGGATTTGAAGATATAGCATTTTTTAGGATACTTAACGGAAATATCAGTATTGACAGGATACAAAAATAAATGAATTAGAAAATCCCTCAAAGCAACATACCATAAGCCTTTAGCCACATGGAGAAACCTGATAATAGGAAATTTAGAGTTCCACAAGTGCGCTCGCAGATATATCGCTCTCATGAGTTAGCAAAATGCTTACACAAAATCTCTATTTGTTTACGTTAATTTTTGGGTTTTTAGTATTTAAACCCTTGCTCGGTTTCTTTCTCTTTAGTCAATCTGGTCAATCTGGAGTCTCATAAGATTATATAAATTAACTTGAGGATCATAATGACTAATACTAACAACTAAAGCATAAAGTTGTATTGGAATCTCATCTGGATTTGCCGATTTACTACGATTACAACTTACAACTAATATCATAGGTGAATTAATTATTGATCAAATGATAGTTTTTCAATAGAGTTTTCGAAATCTCTATAGATAGCAATGCCAGCAAAACTTGTACCATGTCCATGTACATCATCTGCACCACGTTTTATTAATTCCTGTCCTGGATCTGGAAATACATCAGCTTCAGTCAGCACTGGCGCAATTAATGGATGATCTCTTTGTACAGCTGAATCGATAACAAGAATGCCGGAATTCTCTTCAGGTGGAGAAATAACTTCGGGTAAACGGGAAGTTGGTAAATTATAATCGGCAGTTCTATCAAATGCAGGTTGGGGACGACAATCAATTTCCTTGACAGGTTCCAGTTCCAGTAAAGACTCTAAAACTTCGTGAGTGACTTTAATTCTAGCTATGCACAGATAATCACCAACATAACTATTACTAATTCTCATAGGAGCAGTATCGCTGGAAAGGTATTCTAGCGTTTCAGCAATATGTTCTAAAGACGCTTTCATTTCTTTGCGCTCACCTGTCTCCCAGAGTTCCAAATCTAAAGGCTTTATAGTAAATGAATTTGATTCAAATAATAAACAGAAACCTTATTTTATTACTCAATGTCAACTAAATCAGATAAATCACATATTTTTAATTATAACAGATAAAATGAAATATCTGCAAAATGAATGCTATTCGAGTGTTTCAGGAAGTAATTGATTCCAGGAAAATGAAGATATAGAAATTAATGATAATTATCAAGATAAAACAGGAGTTAAAAAGAAATTAACAACTTAATTATACAGCAGCAACGTTTATTAGTG
It encodes the following:
- a CDS encoding glycosyltransferase family 4 protein, with the protein product MNRVNNSFSNQLIINLSIIFSQPTGISNYALNLFPYLQSLQPTLLTAQKYSEFNCYPVPNDLTPADGIKGHLRRLMWTQFQLPKIYKNFKSQLLFSPIPEAPLYSNCRFIIMSHDMIPLHFPKPFSPLTPYHRYYTPQVFKEAQHIICNSEATAKDITEFYQIPTSKITPILLAHNRTHFRCLNLPTSNYFLYIGRQDPYKNLQRLISSFAALPNKGDYELWLAGPTDKRYTPLLQAQVEELGITHRVKFLNYVPYSELPTIINQAVALVFPSLWEGFGFPVLEAMACGTPVITSNLSSLPEVAGDAAILINPHNTGEITEAMQAIINDSGMRKQLCQKGIERANLFSWEKTGLATAEVLKQYF
- the hetI gene encoding 4'-phosphopantetheinyl transferase HetI, with product MNTFNHFWLPAPTNLILSSDDVHIWKIDLIQPESQLQLFRESLSSDEISRAERFYFPEHSQRFIAGRGSLRTILGSYLGVEPAQVEFEYQQRGKPILAAKFADSGLLFNLSHSQDLGLCGVSYQRLIGVDLEYLRPMSDLENLAKRFFLPSEYEVIKFLSNEQKQQVFFRYWTCKEAYLKATGDGLVQLEKIEVYLTPTAPAQLLLPGDWSLQELVPADNFAAAVVVANTGISFQFWQS
- a CDS encoding YheT family hydrolase yields the protein MVYDSTYNPPYFLRNGVAMTAYTALQAGRNWETSVPYPEPLYQQVIFTGGQDVAIFGWVAIPKNAHSTIVGTYGITGELEQQWFLRLMGCKAYSQGYAVVLFDWRAHGKTAELSPTLTSDGLYEGEDFVRIAAEAAKMGCPNKFWLTGYSLGGQLALWGIKAAVDLGIKGIDVAGGAVICPSLDSLRSLTYLVTTPFGKYVEPRIAGQLKKLAWKIHEHHPGHFDAAAIERANSIWGFDEELVIGRLGFSSVGEYYEATNGLNILPQLQKPTLVLYAADDPLFHPGIVPDLKIASSQNPSIDLLLTRYGGHVGYVSSKKCQYQNQDPDQWWAWNRILQWIEEKQRDKLELVSSF
- a CDS encoding response regulator transcription factor, translating into MPRILVIDDDPAISELVAVNLEMAGYDVSQAEDGIKGQALALQLQPDLIMLDLMLPRVDGFTICQRLRRDERTAEIPVLMLTALSQTQYKVEGFNAGADDYLTKPFEVEEMLARVRALLRRTDRIPQAAKHSEILNYGSLTLVPERFEAIWFGETVKLTHLEFELLHCLLQRHGQTVSPSEILREVWGYDPDDDIETIRVHIRHLRTKLEPDPRHPRYIKTVYGAGYCLELPSLPPSAEGTTATVVE
- a CDS encoding S8 family serine peptidase, translated to MELWETGERKEMKASLEHIAETLEYLSSDTAPMRISNSYVGDYLCIARIKVTHEVLESLLELEPVKEIDCRPQPAFDRTADYNLPTSRLPEVISPPEENSGILVIDSAVQRDHPLIAPVLTEADVFPDPGQELIKRGADDVHGHGTSFAGIAIYRDFENSIEKLSFDQ